In Paraburkholderia terrae, the following proteins share a genomic window:
- the virB11 gene encoding P-type DNA transfer ATPase VirB11, whose product MSAAVIDVIEKGTVARNFLKQMGIANFFDGTLTEVAINRPGEIWTQGASAWKRHDAPACTLDACFKLANALTVMKGGKFSTKEPIHPVVLPEGQRGHVLMQPACERDTISITIRIPSNVRFSVAEYERSGWFDGFRDVSPHQSVPDGVDLQPFEVEMMDAKSQRDVAGMLELAVANRLNIVLAGGTGSGKTTLNKALSDLVPSTERIGTIEDTPELSLPNHPNRVHMFFSDTLSAKEIVRSTLRMKFDRVLLAELRGDETWDYLTLLNTGTPGGITTIHCNDARSAASRAATLIKQSAVGQTLAWEFILDQVRMTMDLVLFMRDKRLAEIWYDPVGKWQLLSGRPLSVHLPGGQLRGGIA is encoded by the coding sequence ATGAGTGCAGCTGTTATCGACGTCATTGAGAAAGGGACTGTTGCCCGCAACTTCCTGAAGCAGATGGGCATTGCGAACTTCTTCGACGGCACTCTTACTGAAGTCGCGATCAACCGCCCAGGCGAGATCTGGACACAGGGTGCCAGCGCATGGAAACGGCACGATGCTCCCGCCTGCACACTGGACGCGTGCTTCAAGCTGGCCAACGCCCTGACGGTCATGAAAGGCGGCAAGTTTTCCACGAAGGAGCCTATTCACCCGGTGGTGTTGCCAGAAGGCCAGCGCGGACACGTGCTGATGCAACCGGCGTGCGAGCGGGACACGATCTCAATCACGATCCGCATTCCGTCGAATGTGCGGTTCTCCGTCGCCGAGTACGAGCGCAGCGGCTGGTTCGACGGTTTTCGCGACGTGTCTCCGCATCAGTCCGTTCCGGACGGCGTGGACCTGCAGCCGTTCGAGGTCGAGATGATGGACGCAAAGTCGCAGCGCGACGTCGCCGGCATGCTCGAGCTTGCCGTGGCCAACCGGCTGAACATCGTTCTCGCCGGCGGTACCGGCTCCGGCAAGACGACGCTGAACAAGGCGCTGTCCGACCTCGTGCCGTCCACTGAGCGAATCGGCACGATCGAGGACACCCCGGAGCTGTCGCTGCCGAATCATCCGAACCGCGTGCATATGTTTTTCAGCGACACGCTGTCTGCGAAGGAAATCGTGCGCTCGACGCTGCGCATGAAATTCGATCGCGTGCTGCTTGCCGAGCTCCGGGGCGACGAGACGTGGGACTACCTGACGCTGCTGAATACGGGGACGCCGGGCGGCATCACCACGATTCACTGCAACGATGCACGCTCGGCCGCTTCGCGTGCGGCGACGCTCATCAAGCAGAGCGCCGTCGGGCAGACGCTCGCATGGGAGTTCATCCTGGACCAGGTTCGCATGACGATGGACCTCGTGCTTTTCATGCGGGACAAGCGGCTGGCTGAGATCTGGTACGACCCCGTCGGGAAATGGCAATTGTTGAGCGGGCGACCGTTGAGCGTGCACCTGCCGGGTGGGCAACTACGCGGAGGTATTGCATGA
- a CDS encoding TrbI/VirB10 family protein yields the protein MTDENTMTEPNELSNASPHDTGPQASQASLDLPGRRKTRVGKVRLALVALAMIALGASGVTIYLQRIFQQHQDAKQAALNKPKDSASRETGADLESQKARIKRDEQERDREASDAAAAAAAASAARSNLATPAGAASQPGVTGIQMTTSSQPRPLTPAERRLRGSVLASRSDDAGSARTDGADGSDPVASDEGRGGSGSDSDAGSGSGFAGMAKSMGLSALRGAPGQGAGGNTYGNSEGTAGGSKINGSSSDSKGTSFDQSLQPSKLQPMQASFRPDRHYLISRNTMIRCGQATAIRTDRPGLIGCPIAQNVWSDDGTTLLVRKGALAKGEQRDAVIQGQGVIGAIWDEIDDGDVRIPLNSPATDPLGAAGIPAYVDEHFWLRFKGALMVSLIGDFGQALANKAIGAGQTITFSNSSNATQDVAAETLRSTINIPPTAYSNQGSVINIFVARDVDLRGVYQNVGLDGNEIEQTNQR from the coding sequence ATGACGGATGAAAACACCATGACCGAACCCAATGAACTCTCGAACGCTTCACCGCACGACACCGGACCTCAGGCATCTCAGGCGTCACTTGATCTGCCGGGACGCCGCAAGACGCGCGTCGGCAAGGTGCGGCTTGCGCTTGTCGCGCTGGCCATGATTGCGCTGGGCGCCTCGGGCGTGACGATCTACCTGCAGCGCATCTTCCAGCAGCATCAGGACGCGAAGCAGGCAGCGCTGAACAAACCGAAAGATTCGGCGAGCCGTGAAACGGGCGCAGATCTCGAGTCACAGAAGGCGCGCATCAAGCGAGACGAACAGGAACGGGATCGCGAGGCTTCGGATGCGGCAGCGGCGGCGGCTGCCGCATCAGCCGCGCGATCGAACCTTGCCACGCCGGCTGGCGCGGCCTCGCAGCCTGGGGTTACCGGCATTCAGATGACCACCAGCAGCCAGCCGCGACCGCTCACGCCGGCGGAGCGACGCCTGCGCGGCAGTGTCCTGGCGTCGCGATCCGATGATGCAGGCTCAGCTCGCACAGACGGGGCTGACGGCAGCGACCCCGTTGCGTCCGACGAAGGGCGCGGCGGTTCGGGCAGTGATAGCGATGCCGGATCCGGCAGCGGCTTCGCGGGCATGGCGAAGTCGATGGGTCTGTCGGCGCTGCGCGGTGCACCCGGGCAGGGCGCCGGTGGCAATACATATGGCAATTCAGAAGGCACTGCAGGTGGAAGCAAGATCAACGGTAGCAGCAGCGACAGCAAGGGCACCTCGTTCGACCAGTCCCTGCAGCCTTCGAAGCTGCAGCCGATGCAGGCGTCGTTTCGTCCGGACCGGCACTACCTGATCAGCCGTAACACGATGATCCGCTGCGGACAGGCCACGGCGATCCGGACCGACCGGCCCGGCCTGATCGGCTGCCCGATCGCACAGAATGTCTGGTCGGACGACGGCACCACCTTGCTCGTTCGCAAGGGGGCGCTGGCCAAGGGTGAGCAGCGCGACGCCGTGATCCAGGGGCAGGGCGTCATCGGTGCGATATGGGATGAGATCGACGATGGCGACGTCCGCATTCCGCTGAATTCGCCAGCGACTGATCCGCTTGGCGCGGCGGGAATTCCGGCCTACGTCGACGAACACTTCTGGCTGCGCTTCAAGGGCGCACTGATGGTGAGCCTTATCGGAGACTTCGGTCAGGCACTTGCCAACAAGGCGATCGGAGCGGGACAGACGATCACCTTTTCGAACAGTTCGAACGCGACGCAGGATGTGGCCGCCGAGACGCTGCGCAGCACCATCAACATCCCGCCGACCGCCTATTCGAACCAGGGCTCGGTGATCAACATCTTTGTTGCGCGCGACGTTGATCTGCGCGGTGTCTACCAGAACGTCGGTCTCGACGGAAACGAGATTGAACAGACGAACCAGCGATGA
- a CDS encoding LPD7 domain-containing protein, translating to MNEIEFPADQLNYREVEAANADDASSIRARATPPANEANARDVPGSRESTLDEATQARMKKIRDADRKKYERRAGPGTPEDDGVQPATGIGRVISAKERGNAIRPTPIFERSGYEIPKSVSDRYVAFEGKYLDRKSEAVHFEDKGRSLATASEDRGVIEHMVAIALAKHWGELQLKGSEEFRRQAWIAAELAGMSSRGFKPDAQDRATLQAAREAMRVAAGERSTTDDPARTNMMESTPGTGREREEASGSRTSATANAPGKDPSDPGGASSGGGRRGRKPPSPKPGPAVSPSSASSDANAASGDSKQAQLPLDAEGASPRRTDTGKRARQKAGTGTQKPPAVTAGILVEHGAARFHHDPKENGSYYATVRTESGDRTVWGLDLERAIGESGVQPGELIELERGGSKVVTVKQRQFDEYGRELAPNEVESRRNAWRASSPDLSQLLTPEQRERIDAARREVDERRRIDEARERFLNGEWQYTKAQQATLAAARERIKEQAAREVLEDEIRGLPEEQQERLRGEFESAVAEARAGNRPLDVPMPQVSEATIDAMREQIERERANTSLAPHEQGTEDRQEHATEAGHGAPTLEIDP from the coding sequence ATGAACGAGATTGAATTCCCGGCCGATCAGCTCAACTACCGCGAGGTTGAGGCCGCCAATGCGGATGATGCGTCGTCCATCCGCGCCCGCGCGACGCCGCCGGCCAATGAGGCCAACGCCCGCGACGTGCCCGGCAGCAGAGAATCGACGCTTGATGAAGCGACGCAGGCACGGATGAAGAAGATCCGTGACGCGGACCGGAAGAAGTACGAGCGTCGGGCTGGACCGGGCACACCGGAAGACGACGGCGTCCAGCCGGCGACCGGCATCGGCAGGGTGATCAGCGCGAAAGAGCGGGGCAACGCAATCCGTCCAACGCCAATCTTTGAGAGGAGCGGCTACGAGATACCGAAGTCAGTCAGCGACCGGTACGTAGCCTTTGAAGGGAAATATCTGGATCGCAAAAGCGAGGCAGTGCACTTTGAGGACAAGGGGCGCTCACTTGCCACGGCCAGCGAGGACCGCGGCGTAATTGAACACATGGTCGCGATCGCCCTGGCGAAGCACTGGGGCGAGCTACAGCTGAAGGGGAGCGAGGAATTCCGCCGGCAGGCGTGGATCGCGGCCGAACTGGCAGGGATGTCCTCGCGCGGGTTCAAACCCGATGCACAGGATCGCGCGACCCTGCAGGCCGCGCGCGAGGCCATGCGCGTTGCTGCGGGCGAGCGCTCGACAACGGATGATCCTGCCCGCACGAACATGATGGAATCGACGCCAGGGACGGGGAGAGAACGGGAAGAGGCCAGTGGGAGCCGAACGTCGGCGACTGCGAATGCGCCCGGCAAGGATCCGTCCGATCCCGGCGGTGCATCGTCAGGTGGAGGCCGGCGCGGGCGAAAACCACCTTCGCCAAAGCCTGGGCCGGCAGTCAGCCCGTCCTCCGCTTCTTCTGACGCGAACGCCGCGTCCGGAGATTCAAAACAGGCGCAACTGCCTCTGGATGCCGAGGGTGCGTCGCCGCGTCGGACAGATACCGGTAAGCGTGCACGCCAGAAGGCCGGCACTGGCACGCAGAAGCCGCCTGCCGTCACGGCGGGGATCCTGGTTGAACACGGCGCTGCGCGCTTTCATCACGATCCGAAAGAGAACGGGAGCTACTACGCGACGGTGCGCACAGAGTCCGGTGATCGCACCGTATGGGGGCTGGACCTCGAGCGTGCGATTGGCGAGAGCGGCGTGCAGCCAGGCGAGCTTATCGAACTCGAAAGGGGCGGCAGCAAGGTCGTGACCGTCAAACAGCGGCAATTCGATGAGTACGGACGGGAGCTCGCACCCAACGAGGTCGAGAGTCGTCGCAACGCGTGGCGTGCGTCGTCTCCCGATCTGTCACAGCTGCTGACGCCTGAGCAGCGGGAGCGGATCGACGCCGCGCGTCGCGAGGTCGACGAGCGCCGACGCATCGACGAGGCGCGTGAACGCTTCCTGAATGGTGAGTGGCAATACACGAAGGCGCAGCAGGCTACGCTTGCCGCCGCGCGTGAGCGGATCAAGGAGCAGGCTGCGCGCGAGGTGCTTGAAGACGAAATCAGGGGACTGCCCGAAGAGCAGCAGGAGCGGCTGCGGGGGGAGTTCGAAAGCGCCGTGGCCGAGGCGCGCGCGGGTAACCGGCCGCTCGATGTCCCGATGCCGCAGGTGAGCGAAGCGACGATTGACGCCATGCGCGAACAGATTGAGCGCGAGCGCGCCAACACGAGTCTGGCGCCGCACGAGCAGGGCACGGAAGACCGGCAGGAACACGCGACAGAGGCTGGACATGGTGCGCCGACGCTCGAGATCGACCCGTAG
- a CDS encoding TrbM/KikA/MpfK family conjugal transfer protein produces the protein MVAMMSAHGDGDNEDACGAVLCLAGLMQGGSGGRECSQYEANYFSIARYHHGHFDLSGTSSARGDFLNQCRSVPSGQKSAVNSKYGSVEHGP, from the coding sequence ATGGTGGCCATGATGTCGGCGCACGGGGATGGCGACAACGAAGACGCATGCGGCGCGGTGCTCTGTCTTGCCGGACTGATGCAGGGCGGCAGTGGCGGCCGCGAATGCAGCCAGTACGAAGCGAACTATTTTTCGATTGCGCGCTACCATCACGGCCATTTTGATCTGAGCGGCACGTCCAGCGCGCGCGGAGACTTCCTGAATCAATGTCGTTCAGTTCCCAGCGGTCAGAAAAGCGCGGTCAACTCAAAGTACGGGAGTGTCGAGCACGGACCCTGA
- the leuD gene encoding 3-isopropylmalate dehydratase small subunit has product MTPFKSHIGQPVSLNRDNIDTDAIIPKQFMKSISRVGLGPHVFDAWRYRDEGYLGKPVAERIPDPDFILNSPTCVDPTILVAGKNFGCGSSREHAPWALQEFGFKVLIAESYADIFYSNCCKIGLLPIVLNESCIKQLHALTTSNPGSSIEIDLIERTVKIGEEQLLFEIDDVVRQNFINGVDEVSATLQHSEEIRQFEIKHIAARRWI; this is encoded by the coding sequence ATGACACCGTTTAAAAGCCACATTGGGCAACCAGTATCATTGAACCGGGACAATATCGACACGGACGCGATTATCCCCAAGCAGTTCATGAAATCGATCTCGCGTGTCGGATTAGGACCTCATGTATTCGATGCGTGGCGCTATCGGGATGAGGGCTATTTGGGGAAGCCGGTTGCAGAGCGCATCCCGGATCCAGATTTCATTCTAAATAGCCCCACGTGCGTAGATCCAACAATCCTCGTGGCGGGAAAAAATTTTGGCTGTGGAAGCTCACGTGAGCACGCGCCTTGGGCTCTTCAGGAGTTCGGATTCAAGGTGCTAATCGCGGAGAGTTACGCCGATATTTTCTACAGCAATTGTTGCAAAATCGGGCTGTTGCCAATCGTGCTGAATGAATCCTGCATCAAGCAGCTTCACGCACTCACAACATCCAATCCTGGCTCGAGTATTGAAATTGATCTGATTGAACGAACTGTCAAGATAGGTGAAGAACAGCTCTTATTCGAAATTGATGACGTCGTGCGTCAAAACTTCATCAATGGCGTCGACGAAGTGAGCGCCACGCTACAACATTCAGAAGAAATAAGGCAATTCGAGATCAAGCATATCGCGGCGCGGCGATGGATCTGA
- a CDS encoding type IV secretory system conjugative DNA transfer family protein: MSHMYPPFIVGKYKGEYLKYRGQDFLMLAAGTRSGKGVSMVIPNLLTYPDSVVVEDIKEENYLYTSGYRRKCGQATYLWSPFSENGRSHAYNPLEFIQRRSPYTRVGDVLTVGEHLYPSNVDARLKYWNDNARNLFTGIVLYLLETPLLPCTFGEVLRQASGKGRAVREHIASIVSTRSHATDTLPSLSFECLDALNRFLSQSREAFANIVSTMTAPLNVFSNPIVDAATSRSDFDLGDVRRKPMSIYVGIKPGDLKAGALLINLFFSQLIDLNTREQPAENPDLKYQCALMLDEFAAPGKIDIIDTANAFIAGFNLRLMLIFHGMSQLEDPKLYGRHGAETLAINCKMRSLFAPRTLKDSEEYSKLLGTFTHLSRSRSRSRGRNASTSTNETEHGRALMMPQELRALSSRKQIITMDGCEPILCDKAYFYEDPELVDRLVQQSPYLQGVMAKLEKTNRRRAWFGFAPTLPDEEQMKHAAFVARELCAPVPQIDVEQWWHQQNAARRAQGTMTTSEASAVRDVREHEIGVLGAAHFANRSSIRASLFQLMPYLREVLPEASPDTAGEGNAASPSIPEGAAS, translated from the coding sequence ATGTCCCACATGTATCCACCGTTCATTGTCGGCAAATACAAGGGCGAGTACCTGAAGTACCGCGGCCAGGATTTTCTGATGCTCGCGGCGGGGACGCGCTCGGGCAAGGGCGTTTCGATGGTGATCCCGAATCTTCTCACCTATCCGGATTCGGTCGTCGTCGAGGACATCAAGGAAGAGAACTATCTATATACGTCCGGCTATCGGCGCAAATGCGGCCAGGCAACGTACCTCTGGTCGCCATTCTCGGAGAACGGCCGTTCGCATGCTTACAACCCGCTCGAATTTATCCAGCGCCGGTCGCCCTATACGCGGGTCGGCGACGTGCTGACGGTTGGGGAACACCTGTATCCGTCGAACGTGGATGCGCGGCTGAAATACTGGAACGACAATGCGCGCAATCTGTTCACAGGCATCGTGCTGTACCTGCTCGAAACGCCCCTTTTACCCTGCACGTTCGGCGAAGTATTGCGACAGGCTTCGGGCAAGGGCAGGGCGGTGCGCGAACACATCGCTTCCATCGTCAGCACGCGCTCGCATGCGACAGACACACTGCCATCGCTGAGCTTCGAGTGTCTCGATGCGCTCAACCGGTTTCTGTCGCAGTCGCGGGAAGCGTTCGCCAATATCGTGTCCACGATGACGGCGCCACTAAACGTGTTCAGCAATCCGATTGTCGACGCGGCGACCAGTCGCTCGGACTTCGATCTGGGTGATGTGCGCAGGAAGCCCATGTCGATCTACGTGGGCATCAAGCCTGGTGACCTGAAAGCGGGCGCGTTGCTCATCAACCTCTTCTTCTCGCAGTTAATCGATCTGAATACCCGCGAGCAGCCCGCAGAAAATCCGGACCTGAAATACCAGTGCGCGCTGATGCTGGACGAGTTTGCCGCGCCGGGCAAGATCGACATTATCGACACCGCCAACGCCTTCATCGCGGGCTTCAACCTGCGACTGATGCTGATCTTTCACGGCATGTCCCAGCTTGAAGATCCAAAACTGTACGGGCGGCACGGTGCGGAAACGCTCGCCATCAACTGCAAGATGCGCAGTCTCTTCGCGCCGCGCACGCTCAAGGATTCCGAAGAATATTCAAAGCTGCTGGGGACCTTCACGCATCTGTCGCGCTCGCGCAGCCGCAGCCGGGGCCGCAACGCGTCGACCAGCACGAATGAGACCGAGCACGGCCGCGCGCTGATGATGCCGCAGGAGTTGCGCGCATTATCGAGCCGCAAACAGATCATCACGATGGATGGCTGCGAACCCATCCTGTGCGACAAGGCGTATTTCTACGAGGATCCGGAGCTCGTCGACCGTCTGGTGCAGCAAAGCCCCTATCTGCAAGGCGTGATGGCAAAGCTGGAAAAGACCAACCGCCGTCGCGCGTGGTTCGGCTTTGCGCCGACGTTGCCGGACGAAGAGCAGATGAAGCACGCCGCGTTCGTCGCACGTGAACTGTGTGCGCCCGTGCCACAGATCGATGTCGAGCAGTGGTGGCACCAACAGAATGCCGCGCGTCGCGCGCAGGGCACGATGACGACCTCCGAGGCGAGTGCAGTGCGGGACGTCCGCGAACACGAGATCGGCGTACTCGGTGCCGCCCACTTCGCCAACCGTTCCAGTATTCGCGCATCGCTATTCCAGCTGATGCCCTATCTGCGTGAGGTGCTACCCGAGGCATCGCCCGACACCGCGGGCGAGGGCAACGCAGCTTCCCCGTCTATCCCTGAAGGAGCCGCATCATGA
- a CDS encoding PDDEXK nuclease domain-containing protein, whose product MTDVILPEGAYSDTLADVVVLLEEGRQTAARSINALMTATYWLVGRRIVETEQGGQGRAAYGQALLQRLSADLTRQFGRGFGADNLELMRLFYQSYPPGEISESVIRNSTTQTSRAKSESPVRKLSLQQLAQRFPLSWTHYVRLMRRTRSPEERSFYEAEALRGGWSVRQLERQLGSQFYTRTLLSKDKRAMLEKGAVAKPGDAVTPEEAIKDPYVLEFLDLKDEYSESDLEEALIHRLEDFLLELGGDFAFVGRQRRLRIGDSWFRVDLLFFHRRLRCLVIIDLKLTELSHADVGQMHMYCNYAKEHWTLPDENPPVGLILCARTNAAIARYALDGLPNKVLAAEYHTVLPDEQLLADELAKTRRLWEAQHPTLSDNGRSQN is encoded by the coding sequence ATGACTGACGTGATACTGCCCGAAGGCGCCTACAGCGACACACTCGCTGATGTGGTCGTGTTGCTGGAGGAGGGGCGCCAGACAGCGGCGCGGAGCATTAATGCGCTGATGACGGCGACGTACTGGCTGGTCGGTCGTCGGATCGTCGAAACAGAGCAGGGTGGGCAAGGGCGTGCTGCATATGGACAGGCACTTCTACAGCGACTGTCTGCGGACCTGACGAGGCAGTTTGGCAGGGGCTTCGGCGCAGACAATCTGGAATTGATGCGTCTGTTCTACCAGAGCTATCCGCCGGGTGAGATTTCCGAATCAGTGATTCGGAATTCGACGACGCAGACGTCGAGGGCTAAATCCGAATCGCCGGTTCGGAAATTGTCGCTTCAGCAGTTGGCCCAGCGTTTTCCGCTGTCGTGGACGCACTACGTGCGGCTGATGCGACGGACGCGGTCGCCCGAAGAGCGATCGTTCTATGAAGCAGAAGCGTTGCGCGGCGGCTGGAGCGTGCGACAGCTGGAACGCCAGCTTGGCAGCCAGTTCTACACGCGCACGTTGCTGTCCAAAGATAAGCGCGCGATGCTCGAAAAAGGCGCAGTCGCTAAACCTGGCGACGCCGTGACGCCCGAAGAAGCAATCAAGGATCCGTATGTCCTTGAGTTCCTGGACCTGAAGGATGAGTATTCCGAAAGCGACCTTGAAGAAGCGTTAATCCATCGGCTGGAAGACTTCCTGCTCGAGCTGGGCGGCGACTTTGCATTCGTCGGACGCCAGCGTAGGCTGCGCATCGGCGATAGTTGGTTTCGTGTGGATCTGCTCTTTTTTCACAGGCGACTGCGATGTCTGGTGATCATTGATCTCAAGCTGACCGAGTTGAGCCATGCGGACGTGGGCCAGATGCATATGTACTGCAACTACGCGAAGGAACATTGGACCTTGCCAGACGAGAATCCGCCTGTCGGCCTGATTCTTTGTGCGAGAACCAACGCAGCAATTGCACGATATGCACTTGACGGCCTGCCAAACAAGGTACTCGCCGCGGAATATCACACCGTACTTCCGGACGAGCAATTACTTGCTGACGAATTGGCGAAAACCCGTCGGCTATGGGAAGCGCAACATCCCACCCTGTCGGACAACGGCCGTTCGCAAAACTAA
- the stbB gene encoding StbB family protein → MKIAVINFSGNVGKSTVAHHLLAPRLEGANVIAIESINADGSETPALRGREFDELQQKMMSLKNVVVDVGASNVEDFVSLMRRYEGSHEDFDRFVVPTVPALKQQLDTIATLNQLDELGIDPARVRLLFNFVDSRSDVIRVFSRLFEQHRKTRAFVIDPSAVVYENPIYEKIKSIGKTISEVNADPVDYVAWNAQALEDDTPEPERARIRQMVAIKRLATRVAREHDDAFRLLVN, encoded by the coding sequence ATGAAAATCGCCGTGATCAATTTCTCGGGCAATGTTGGCAAAAGTACTGTGGCCCATCACCTGCTAGCGCCGCGGCTGGAAGGGGCGAACGTGATCGCAATCGAATCCATCAACGCGGATGGAAGCGAGACCCCCGCACTACGCGGGAGAGAATTCGATGAGTTGCAGCAAAAGATGATGTCCCTGAAGAACGTCGTCGTGGACGTCGGAGCGTCGAATGTAGAAGATTTTGTTTCGCTGATGAGGCGTTACGAAGGTTCACACGAAGACTTTGACCGGTTTGTCGTACCGACGGTGCCCGCCCTGAAACAGCAACTCGACACGATCGCGACGCTCAATCAGCTCGACGAGCTCGGCATCGACCCGGCCCGGGTTCGCCTGCTTTTCAATTTCGTGGATAGCAGATCCGACGTGATCAGGGTATTCAGCCGCCTGTTCGAGCAGCACCGCAAGACGCGCGCATTCGTGATCGACCCGTCTGCTGTTGTGTATGAAAACCCGATCTACGAAAAGATCAAATCCATCGGCAAGACGATCAGCGAGGTCAATGCGGATCCTGTTGATTATGTAGCGTGGAACGCTCAGGCGCTCGAGGACGATACGCCGGAACCCGAACGCGCCCGGATACGCCAGATGGTCGCGATCAAACGGCTGGCGACACGCGTGGCGCGCGAACATGACGATGCGTTTCGCCTGCTGGTGAACTGA
- a CDS encoding DUF3717 domain-containing protein: MNFAISDIEVAIEGWRQRASSDEAFATSAEACALARLYGAVIVYGCEALADAELDDAQRDALQILSKLPVGQSSPSSH, from the coding sequence ATGAACTTCGCAATCAGCGATATCGAGGTAGCGATCGAGGGCTGGCGCCAGCGTGCCTCATCCGATGAAGCATTTGCAACGAGTGCCGAGGCCTGCGCCCTTGCACGGCTATATGGCGCAGTGATCGTGTATGGGTGCGAGGCACTTGCCGATGCTGAACTCGACGACGCACAGCGTGACGCCTTGCAGATCCTCTCGAAGTTGCCGGTCGGGCAATCGTCTCCTTCGTCGCATTGA
- a CDS encoding LysR family transcriptional regulator, which translates to MLIQPQSLKYFAEVARTGSLRQASETFFVAPSAISKQISNLEKELGAALFDRSPRGAVLTAAGQLLLDYVSANTRQVEELYVAMDDLSSLRHGLVRIALVEAAVQSFIPDLITEFSQEYPGISVHLDVCGTAQIVEALVNHSADIGMAFNVLNRDDINLHGRSVQPLQMICRPEHPLAKRSSVSMSELAEARIALPTRTFGIRYLIDKAAERANIQLRAAIEANSLQVIKNLCRQSDVVSFMPPLTLVHEVSHGWLRAIPLDGHDSESATIDVITSRGRQLPAAAQNFLKLLLKRLRTPKHSL; encoded by the coding sequence ATGCTGATTCAGCCTCAGTCGTTGAAATATTTTGCCGAAGTCGCACGCACCGGTTCGTTAAGACAGGCATCGGAGACGTTCTTTGTCGCTCCTAGCGCGATTAGTAAGCAGATCAGTAACCTGGAAAAAGAGCTGGGTGCGGCGCTTTTCGACCGCTCACCGAGGGGTGCTGTGCTGACTGCGGCGGGTCAACTACTTCTTGATTACGTAAGCGCGAACACTCGGCAGGTTGAGGAGCTGTACGTCGCGATGGACGATTTGAGTTCACTACGGCACGGTTTGGTCCGGATCGCGTTGGTCGAGGCGGCCGTACAAAGCTTCATCCCCGATCTTATCACCGAATTTTCGCAGGAATATCCAGGGATATCCGTTCACCTGGATGTTTGCGGAACGGCGCAGATCGTCGAAGCACTCGTTAATCATAGTGCCGATATTGGTATGGCATTTAACGTGTTAAATCGGGACGATATCAACCTTCACGGACGCTCAGTCCAGCCACTGCAAATGATCTGTCGCCCGGAACATCCTTTGGCGAAACGTAGCTCCGTGTCGATGTCCGAGCTTGCCGAAGCGAGAATTGCGCTTCCAACACGCACTTTCGGCATCCGCTATCTGATCGATAAGGCGGCCGAGCGTGCGAATATCCAGCTTCGCGCTGCGATCGAAGCGAATTCATTGCAGGTCATCAAGAATCTTTGTCGACAATCCGATGTCGTGAGCTTCATGCCACCGCTTACGCTAGTGCATGAAGTATCTCACGGATGGTTGCGCGCAATACCGCTCGACGGGCATGATTCTGAGTCAGCAACTATTGACGTCATCACTTCACGGGGGCGTCAGTTACCCGCAGCGGCACAAAATTTTCTGAAACTGTTACTCAAACGCCTCCGAACGCCCAAGCATTCGCTTTGA